The Oceanispirochaeta sp. genome window below encodes:
- the ilvY gene encoding HTH-type transcriptional activator IlvY yields the protein MDIRELQLFLKLSENLHYTKTSHLMAISPSALSRTIQRMEDQIGQKLFFRDNRGVVLTPGGIRFCEYAQSVLESWQSLQNDLTEESREIKGDLVVYTSVTGCYTILPELLEKCRQTYPGIHINLKTGSAADAVAVVLSGLVDLSVAAEPDSLPENLVFLNVTSTPLQLIAPAKECHLTDKMNTPGTAWYDMPLILPEKGLARKRLDRFFKTRQIQPEIYAEVDGNEAIIALVSLGFGLGIVPSLVREFSLIQDKIRVLPDVPDLEPYHVGICVNRRKSQTPLLQAFTSLITSLDGKGSSALPGQKES from the coding sequence CCTTCTGCTTTGAGCAGGACCATCCAGAGGATGGAGGATCAAATTGGGCAAAAATTGTTTTTCAGGGATAATCGGGGTGTCGTCCTCACTCCCGGGGGAATCCGGTTTTGTGAATATGCCCAGTCGGTTCTGGAAAGCTGGCAGAGTCTGCAGAATGATCTGACCGAAGAGAGCCGGGAAATTAAGGGAGACCTGGTTGTATACACTTCTGTCACAGGCTGTTATACCATCCTTCCCGAACTTCTTGAAAAGTGCCGGCAGACCTATCCCGGTATCCATATTAATCTGAAAACCGGGTCTGCCGCCGATGCGGTGGCTGTCGTATTAAGCGGTCTGGTTGATCTTTCCGTGGCGGCCGAACCTGATTCTCTTCCCGAAAATCTGGTGTTTCTGAATGTGACCAGCACCCCCCTGCAGCTTATCGCTCCTGCGAAGGAGTGTCACCTCACAGACAAGATGAATACTCCCGGTACCGCCTGGTATGATATGCCTCTTATCCTCCCCGAGAAGGGCCTGGCCCGTAAGAGGCTGGATCGCTTTTTCAAGACACGCCAGATTCAGCCTGAGATCTATGCGGAAGTGGACGGGAATGAAGCTATCATTGCCCTCGTCAGCCTGGGCTTTGGACTGGGCATCGTTCCATCATTAGTGAGAGAATTCAGTCTGATTCAGGATAAGATCCGGGTTCTGCCGGATGTTCCCGACCTGGAACCCTACCATGTGGGCATATGTGTTAATCGGCGCAAGAGTCAGACCCCCTTATTGCAGGCCTTTACTTCACTGATCACAAGCCTGGACGGAAAGGGGTCCTCTGCTCTCCCGGGACAAAAAGAATCATGA